The following coding sequences are from one Apus apus isolate bApuApu2 chromosome 10, bApuApu2.pri.cur, whole genome shotgun sequence window:
- the PIGB gene encoding GPI mannosyltransferase 3 isoform X1, with product MGGRAGRDGGGRGAAAGAAGRAAAAAAVGAVQPAPRGRRAAGRRRCRRARPAAGAEPGAAGAQLLPGPDQLRPGRVLAVAGGGTPHGLPISLSAAAVPAPFRIGSGAVTFCCSWSILNVNNYGYLTWEWAHGLRGYSYPLIFASIYKALQLLAKDDVQLLIWVPRLAQAVLAAFADVKLYSLVQHLENAETAKCVYFCQLCSWFTWYSCTRTLTNTMETLLTIFALSYYPIKGSKMGSSCKYLALIALAVVVRPTAVIPWIPLFFSHFLQEQRKTDLMLHHCIPIGLVTVGTSLIIDRVFFGEWVLVQLNFLKFNVLQNLGTFYGSHPWHWYFTQGLPVILGTHLPFFIHGCVLAPKRYRIFLVAVIWTVLVYSMLSHKEFRFIYPVLPFCMVFCGYSLKHLKAWKKSAASFLLISNLLPALYTGLIHQRGSLDVMSHIQQLCSNSHQSQAFVFIMMPCHSTPFYSHVHCPLKMRFLECPPDLMGNESYTDEADLFYSDPLGWLNKEFYNDTLLPSHLIFFNVLEQEISSFLASRGFEKTATVFHTHLPQGRVGSHIYVYRRKT from the exons atgggggggagggcagggcggGATGGAggcggccgcggggctgctgcgggggcCGCGGGCCGTGCGGCTGCGGCAGCGGCGGTCGGTGCTGTACAgccagccccgcggggccgccgggCAGCGGGCCGCCg GCGCtgccgccgggcccgccccgctgCTGGCGCTGAGCCTGGCGCTGCGGGCGCTCAACTGCTTCCTGGTCCAGACCAGCTTCGTCCCGGACGAGTACTGGCAGTCGCTGGAGGTGGCACACCGCATGGTCTTCCAATATCCTTGTCCGCGGCTGCCGTCCCCGCCCCGTTCAGGATCGGAAGCGGGGCCGTAACTTTCTGTTGTTCATGGTCTATCCTTAATGTTAATAATTATGGCTACCTGACCTGGGAATGGGCACATGGGCTACGGGGCTATTCCTACCCCCTGATCTTTGCAAGCATCTACAAAGCTTTACAGCTGCTGGCTAAGGATGATGTTCAGCTGCTG ATATGGGTCCCTAGACTTGcacaggcagtgctggcagctttTGCTGATGTGAAACTTTACTCATTAGTGCAACACcttgaaaatgcagaaacagCAAAGTGTGTG TACTTCTGCCAGCTGTGTTCCTGGTTTACATGGTATTCCTGTACCAGAACTCTAACAAACACCATGGAAACTCTTCTTACCATTTTTGCTCTTTCCTACTATCCGATAAAAGGTTCCAAGATGGGGAGCAG CTGCAAATATTTAGCTTTGATAGCACTTGCAGTTGTTGTTCGTCCCACTGCTGTTATCCCATGGATACCTTTATTCTTTAGTCACTTTTtgcaagagcagaggaaaacagacCTTATGCTACACCACTGCATTCCAATTGG ATTGGTCACAGTAGGAACATCTTTAATAATTGACCGTGTGTTTTTTGGTGAG TGGGTACTGGTTCAGCTGAACTTCTTGAAATTCAACGTGCTGCAAAATCTGGGGACATTTTATGGATCTCATCCTTGGCACTGGTACTTCACTCAGGGACTACCAGTCATCTTGGGTACCCATCTGCCTTTCTTTATTCATGGCTGTGTGCTGGCACCAAAAAGGTATCGCATCTTTCTAGTGGCAGTGATTTGGACAGTGCTGGTGTACAG CATGCTGAGCCATAAAGAATTCAGGTTCATCTATCCAGTATTGCCATTTTGCATGGTTTTTTGTG GGTATTCTTTGAAACACCTGAAAGCATGGAAGAAATCTGCAGCAAGTTTCCTGCTTATATCAAATTTGCTGCCAGCCCTGTACACAGGCTTGATTCACCAGCGAGGCTCTCTGGATGTTATGAGTCACATACAGCAGCTCTGTAGTAACTCTCATCAGTCACAAGCTTTTGTCTTCATCATGATGCCATGTCACTCTACTCCATTTTACAG CCATGTTCACTGTCCTCTAAAAATGAGATTCCTTGAGTGTCCCCCAGACCTAATGGGAAATGAGAGCTACACTGATGAAGCAGATCTGTTTTACTCTGATCCTCTTGGGTGGCTTAATAAGGAATTTTACAATGACACATTATTACCCAGTCACTTGATCTTCTTCAATGTGCTAGAACAG GAAATATCATCATTTCTAGCTTCAAGGGGCTTTGAGAAAACAGCCACCGTCTTTCACACTCATCTACCTCAAGGACGAGTTGGAAGCCACATCTATGTCTAcaggagaaaaacctga
- the PIGB gene encoding GPI mannosyltransferase 3 isoform X3: MGGRAGRDGGGRGAAAGAAGRAAAAAAVGAVQPAPRGRRAAGRRRCRRARPAAGAEPGAAGAQLLPGPDQLRPGRVLAVAGGGTPHGLPISLSAAAVPAPFRIGSGAVTFCCSWSILNVNNYGYLTWEWAHGLRGYSYPLIFASIYKALQLLAKDDVQLLIWVPRLAQAVLAAFADVKLYSLVQHLENAETAKCVYFCQLCSWFTWYSCTRTLTNTMETLLTIFALSYYPIKGSKMGSSCKYLALIALAVVVRPTAVIPWIPLFFSHFLQEQRKTDLMLHHCIPIGLVTVGTSLIIDRVFFGEWVLVQLNFLKFNVLQNLGTFYGSHPWHWYFTQGLPVILGTHLPFFIHGCVLAPKRYRIFLVAVIWTVLVYRVFFETPESMEEICSKFPAYIKFAASPVHRLDSPARLSGCYESHTAAL, encoded by the exons atgggggggagggcagggcggGATGGAggcggccgcggggctgctgcgggggcCGCGGGCCGTGCGGCTGCGGCAGCGGCGGTCGGTGCTGTACAgccagccccgcggggccgccgggCAGCGGGCCGCCg GCGCtgccgccgggcccgccccgctgCTGGCGCTGAGCCTGGCGCTGCGGGCGCTCAACTGCTTCCTGGTCCAGACCAGCTTCGTCCCGGACGAGTACTGGCAGTCGCTGGAGGTGGCACACCGCATGGTCTTCCAATATCCTTGTCCGCGGCTGCCGTCCCCGCCCCGTTCAGGATCGGAAGCGGGGCCGTAACTTTCTGTTGTTCATGGTCTATCCTTAATGTTAATAATTATGGCTACCTGACCTGGGAATGGGCACATGGGCTACGGGGCTATTCCTACCCCCTGATCTTTGCAAGCATCTACAAAGCTTTACAGCTGCTGGCTAAGGATGATGTTCAGCTGCTG ATATGGGTCCCTAGACTTGcacaggcagtgctggcagctttTGCTGATGTGAAACTTTACTCATTAGTGCAACACcttgaaaatgcagaaacagCAAAGTGTGTG TACTTCTGCCAGCTGTGTTCCTGGTTTACATGGTATTCCTGTACCAGAACTCTAACAAACACCATGGAAACTCTTCTTACCATTTTTGCTCTTTCCTACTATCCGATAAAAGGTTCCAAGATGGGGAGCAG CTGCAAATATTTAGCTTTGATAGCACTTGCAGTTGTTGTTCGTCCCACTGCTGTTATCCCATGGATACCTTTATTCTTTAGTCACTTTTtgcaagagcagaggaaaacagacCTTATGCTACACCACTGCATTCCAATTGG ATTGGTCACAGTAGGAACATCTTTAATAATTGACCGTGTGTTTTTTGGTGAG TGGGTACTGGTTCAGCTGAACTTCTTGAAATTCAACGTGCTGCAAAATCTGGGGACATTTTATGGATCTCATCCTTGGCACTGGTACTTCACTCAGGGACTACCAGTCATCTTGGGTACCCATCTGCCTTTCTTTATTCATGGCTGTGTGCTGGCACCAAAAAGGTATCGCATCTTTCTAGTGGCAGTGATTTGGACAGTGCTGGTGTACAG GGTATTCTTTGAAACACCTGAAAGCATGGAAGAAATCTGCAGCAAGTTTCCTGCTTATATCAAATTTGCTGCCAGCCCTGTACACAGGCTTGATTCACCAGCGAGGCTCTCTGGATGTTATGAGTCACATACAGCAGCTCTGTAG
- the PIGB gene encoding GPI mannosyltransferase 3 isoform X2: protein MEAAAGLLRGPRAVRLRQRRSVLYSQPRGAAGQRAAGAAAGPAPLLALSLALRALNCFLVQTSFVPDEYWQSLEVAHRMVFHYGYLTWEWAHGLRGYSYPLIFASIYKALQLLAKDDVQLLIWVPRLAQAVLAAFADVKLYSLVQHLENAETAKCVYFCQLCSWFTWYSCTRTLTNTMETLLTIFALSYYPIKGSKMGSSCKYLALIALAVVVRPTAVIPWIPLFFSHFLQEQRKTDLMLHHCIPIGLVTVGTSLIIDRVFFGEWVLVQLNFLKFNVLQNLGTFYGSHPWHWYFTQGLPVILGTHLPFFIHGCVLAPKRYRIFLVAVIWTVLVYSMLSHKEFRFIYPVLPFCMVFCGYSLKHLKAWKKSAASFLLISNLLPALYTGLIHQRGSLDVMSHIQQLCSNSHQSQAFVFIMMPCHSTPFYSHVHCPLKMRFLECPPDLMGNESYTDEADLFYSDPLGWLNKEFYNDTLLPSHLIFFNVLEQEISSFLASRGFEKTATVFHTHLPQGRVGSHIYVYRRKT from the exons ATGGAggcggccgcggggctgctgcgggggcCGCGGGCCGTGCGGCTGCGGCAGCGGCGGTCGGTGCTGTACAgccagccccgcggggccgccgggCAGCGGGCCGCCg GCGCtgccgccgggcccgccccgctgCTGGCGCTGAGCCTGGCGCTGCGGGCGCTCAACTGCTTCCTGGTCCAGACCAGCTTCGTCCCGGACGAGTACTGGCAGTCGCTGGAGGTGGCACACCGCATGGTCTTCCA TTATGGCTACCTGACCTGGGAATGGGCACATGGGCTACGGGGCTATTCCTACCCCCTGATCTTTGCAAGCATCTACAAAGCTTTACAGCTGCTGGCTAAGGATGATGTTCAGCTGCTG ATATGGGTCCCTAGACTTGcacaggcagtgctggcagctttTGCTGATGTGAAACTTTACTCATTAGTGCAACACcttgaaaatgcagaaacagCAAAGTGTGTG TACTTCTGCCAGCTGTGTTCCTGGTTTACATGGTATTCCTGTACCAGAACTCTAACAAACACCATGGAAACTCTTCTTACCATTTTTGCTCTTTCCTACTATCCGATAAAAGGTTCCAAGATGGGGAGCAG CTGCAAATATTTAGCTTTGATAGCACTTGCAGTTGTTGTTCGTCCCACTGCTGTTATCCCATGGATACCTTTATTCTTTAGTCACTTTTtgcaagagcagaggaaaacagacCTTATGCTACACCACTGCATTCCAATTGG ATTGGTCACAGTAGGAACATCTTTAATAATTGACCGTGTGTTTTTTGGTGAG TGGGTACTGGTTCAGCTGAACTTCTTGAAATTCAACGTGCTGCAAAATCTGGGGACATTTTATGGATCTCATCCTTGGCACTGGTACTTCACTCAGGGACTACCAGTCATCTTGGGTACCCATCTGCCTTTCTTTATTCATGGCTGTGTGCTGGCACCAAAAAGGTATCGCATCTTTCTAGTGGCAGTGATTTGGACAGTGCTGGTGTACAG CATGCTGAGCCATAAAGAATTCAGGTTCATCTATCCAGTATTGCCATTTTGCATGGTTTTTTGTG GGTATTCTTTGAAACACCTGAAAGCATGGAAGAAATCTGCAGCAAGTTTCCTGCTTATATCAAATTTGCTGCCAGCCCTGTACACAGGCTTGATTCACCAGCGAGGCTCTCTGGATGTTATGAGTCACATACAGCAGCTCTGTAGTAACTCTCATCAGTCACAAGCTTTTGTCTTCATCATGATGCCATGTCACTCTACTCCATTTTACAG CCATGTTCACTGTCCTCTAAAAATGAGATTCCTTGAGTGTCCCCCAGACCTAATGGGAAATGAGAGCTACACTGATGAAGCAGATCTGTTTTACTCTGATCCTCTTGGGTGGCTTAATAAGGAATTTTACAATGACACATTATTACCCAGTCACTTGATCTTCTTCAATGTGCTAGAACAG GAAATATCATCATTTCTAGCTTCAAGGGGCTTTGAGAAAACAGCCACCGTCTTTCACACTCATCTACCTCAAGGACGAGTTGGAAGCCACATCTATGTCTAcaggagaaaaacctga